A genomic window from Enoplosus armatus isolate fEnoArm2 chromosome 18, fEnoArm2.hap1, whole genome shotgun sequence includes:
- the git2b gene encoding ARF GTPase-activating protein GIT2b has translation MSKRVRSREVCADCSAPEPRWASVNRGVLICDECCSIHRGLGRHSSQVRHLTHSPWPSSQLQMVQTLYGNGANSIWEHSLLDPSSSVSGKRKANPQDRVHPNKTEFIKAKYQMLAYVHRMPCREDDSVTAKDLSKQLHSSVRTGNLETCLRLLSLGAQANFFHPEKGNTPLHIAAKAGQMLQAELLAVYGADPGALDSSGKTPIDYARQAGHQELAERLVEIQYELTDRLTFYLCGRRPDHRNGQHFIIPQMADSSLDLSEFAKAAKKKLQSLSNHQFEELAMDVYDEVDRRETDAVWLATQNHSTLVTDTTVVPFLPVNPEYSSTRNQGRQKLARFSAHEFATLVIDILTDAKRRQWGNSCESPKENVELILQGIDSRHNSESQDNDQPDYDSVASDEDPVQEATCGDSCNDRRTKSSESSDLSDGPITVQEFMEVKSALTASEAKIQQLLKVNCHLSEELRLMQGKLNTLQTENTTLRWQTPSGQQHHHQGPFGRHPPRGGRALSMYETGSTPRQYPHRVETARHEDGVILQPFPTNIGRGPLGTAASSLPTFPSSLSWSWDERSRRGCSLEGHSIMLENDYDTTPNHSELEETGSPLPASEAVEPGEEGEEDATLPCTEDVICKTEQITKNIQELLRAAQETKHESFLPCSEKICVAVSEMAALFPKRPSSETVRGSLCLLTSSASRLHGECQKAAEHNPCPSDIQLVTQQVIQCAYDIAKAAKQLVTVTTKENNN, from the exons ATGTCAAAGCGAGTACGAAGCAGAGAGGTCTGCGCTGATTGCAGTGCTCCGG AGCCACGCTGGGCCTCTGTTAACAGGGGTGTGTTGATCTGCGATGAGTGCTGCAGCATCCACCGAGGTCTGGGGCGACACAGCTCTCAAGTCCGACATCTGACTCATTCTCCATGGCCATCCTCCCAGTTACAG ATGGTCCAGACACTGTATGGTAATGGAGCTAATTCCATATGGGAGCACAGTCTTCTGGACCCTTCCTCTTCAGTGAGTGGGAAGCGCAAAGCCAACCCCCAGGACAGAGTTCA tcccAACAAGACAGAGTTCATCAAGGCCAAATATCAGATGTTGGCGTATGTCCATCGGATGCCTTGTCGGGAGGATGACAGTGTAACCGCAAAAGACCTCAGCAAG CAACTCCATTCCAGTGTTCGGACTGGAAACCTGGAGACCTGCCTAAGACTCTTATCTTTGGGAGCACAGGCAAACTTCTTCCATCCA GAGAAAGGGAACACCCCACTACACATAGCAGCAAAAGCAGGACAAATGTTACAAGCAGAACTGTTGGCAGTTTATGGAGCTGATCCTGGGGCTCTGGACTCCAGTGGAAAGACCCCCATCGATTATGCAAG ACAAGCGGGGCATCAGGAGCTGGCAGAGAGGCTAGTGGAGATACAGTATGAACTCACTGACCGGTTAACATTTTACCTTTGTGGTAGAAGACCAG ATCACAGAAACGGGCAACACTTCATCATTCCACAGATGGCAGACAG CAGCCTGGATTTGTCAGAGTTTGCAAAAGCTGCAAAGAAGAAGCTCCAGTCG CTAAGTAACCATCAGTTTGAAGAGCTTGCCATGGACGTTTATGATGAAGTtgacagaagagaaacagatgCAG tgtgGTTGGCCACTCAGAACCACAGCACGCTTGTAACAGACACCACAGTTGTGCCTTTTCTGCCTGTGAATCCAGAGTACTCATCGACCAGAAACCAG ggTCGTCAAAAGTTGGCAAGGTTTAGTGCTCACGAATTTGCCACCCTGGTCATCGATATTCTAACTGATGCTAAACGACGGCAGTGGGGTAATTCCTGCGAAAGTCCCAAAG AGAATGTGGAGCTGATCCTTCAGGGAATAGACAGTCGCCATAACAGTGAGAGCCAGGACAATGACCAGCCAGATTACGACAGTGTGGCATCAGATGAAGATCCAGTGCAAGAGGCCACCTGTGGAGACAGCTGCAATGATAGAAGGACCAAG AGCTCAGAGTCATCTGACCTCTCCGATGGACCAATCACAGTGCAGGAATTTATGGAGGTGAAGAGTGCCCTCACTGCATCAGAAGCCAAAATACAACAGCTTCTTAAAGTCAACTGTCACCTTAGTGAAGAGCTGCGGTTGATGCAGGGCAAG CTGAACACCctgcagactgaaaacacaacactgcgATGGCAGACCCCCAGCGgacaacaacaccaccaccaggGGCCCTTTGGTCGACACCCACCCCGCGGAGGTCGCGCCTTGTCCATGTATGAGACGGGCTCTACTCCGAGGCAGTACCCCCACCGAGTCGAAACGGCTCGGCATGAGGATGGAGTCATTTTACAACCCTTTCCAACCAAT ATTGGGAGGGGTCCTTTGGGGACGGCTGCTTCCTCCCTCCCTACCTTCCCCTCTTCCCTGTCCTGGTCGTGGGATGAGAGATCTCGAAGG GGCTGTAGTCTGGAAGGACACAGTATCATGCTGGAGAATGATTACGACACTACGCCCAACCACTCTGAACTGGAGGAGACTGG cAGCCCTCTTCCAGCCTCTGAAGCAGTGGAgccgggggaggagggggaggaagatgCCACCCTGCCATGCACAGAGGACGTCATCTGTAAGACAGAGCAGATCACTAAGAACATACAGGAGCTACTGAGAGCTGCCCAGGAGACCAAACATGAAAG CTTCCTGCCTTGTTCAGAAAAGATCTGCGTGGCTGTGTCAGAGATGGCCGCCCTGTTTCCCAAG AGGCCGTCCTCGGAGACTGTGCGAGGGTCTCTGTGTCTGCTCACTTCAAGTGCCAGCCGGCTCCACGGAGAGTGCCAGAAGGCCGCCGAGCACAACCCCTGCCCATCGGACATCCAGCTGGTCACTCAGCAGGTCATCCAGTGCGCCTATGACATTGCCAAAGCTGCCAAGCAACTTGTCACTGTGacaaccaaagaaaacaacaactaa
- the LOC139301762 gene encoding protein FAM222A-like, whose amino-acid sequence MLACIQRRQNLSSQRLACTPKSLNVPPPPLLLSVPPLQPCTHKGESASMISRYPSPAELDAFAQKTANSPLSIKIFPSDVRVPQHKQLNKTVNGLDTTGQHCSPYSHPYSGGYQGLLAIIKASVVVKGVVKNSEGRRTKHANTQTSVAPYNNPLNNGYAVRHGHKAYHISSCKPPDVPIETLCSSTGMASGDQRLAPQSELAEVQSLMRQMSRVPHSQALQLGGEARASPSLQAVAAVAHSDSDFVLGVPPQSSLAFTGAVIPTQSADIAKAGYLEKGDYTVWQHKHQMQQQQSYQQGAVRMYSVSNRAQGHRGAEAGAGQPPETCLPLACSSQLSYRPHPASERLSGSSLNCAAMQGGQYFAPLWDSVVATPNSDCYTSQVLATGTCAARPRDLGLSHPHLHPNRHQHHHLQRHQPQLHPPLPPHPQAYSTDQNLCCGLPSTSLCHAAVLSSSLQSLECLISEIHPPCIKERMLGRGYEAMGMPQLLEHHQQTHIQLPVYR is encoded by the exons ATGCTGGCCTGTATCCAGAGACGGCAGAATCTCTCGTCGCAGCGTCTGGCCTGCACACCCAAAAGCCTCAATGTTCCACCACCGCCATTACTGCTGTCAGTACCACCACTGCAGCCGTGCACCCACAAAG GCGAGTCAGCCTCCATGATTTCTCGGTACCCTTCTCCTGCAGAGTTGGATGCTTTTGCCCAGAAGACCGCCAACAGCCCACTGTCCATCAAAATCTTTCCATCTGACGTGCGGGTGCCACAACATAAACAGCTGAACAAAACAGTCAACGGCTTAGACACCACAGGCCAACACTGTAGCCCCTATTCACACCCGTACTCAGGAGGCTACCAGGGTTTGCTGGCCATCATCAAAGCCTCTGTGGTGGTCAAAGGTGTGGTGAAAAACTCGGAGGGCAGGAGGACTAAACATGCAAACACCCAGACTTCAGTGGCACCGTATAATAATCCTCTGAATAATGGCTACGCAGTCAGACATGGGCATAAGGCCTATCATATAAGCTCATGTAAGCCTCCTGATGTTCCCATTGAGACACTTTGTTCTAGCACAGGGATGGCCTCCGGAGATCAGAGGCTGGCCCCCCAGTCTGAGCTGGCAGAGGTTCAAAGCCTGATGAGGCAGATGAGCAGAGTTCCCCACAGCCAGGCCCTGCAGCTGGGGGGAGAGGCTCGAGCCAGCCCCTCTCTGCAGGCTGTGGCTGCGGTGGCACATTCAGACTCAGACTTTGTCCTGGGAGTGCCGCCCCAGAGCAGTCTGGCGTTCACAGGGGCAGTGATACCTACACAGAGTGCAGACATAGCCAAAGCTGGGTACTTAGAGAAAGGAGACTATACAGTGTGGCAGCATAAACatcaaatgcagcagcagcagtcctaTCAGCAGGGAGCAGTGAGGATGTACAGTGTGAGTAACAGAGCTCAGGggcacagaggagcagaggctGGGGCTGGCCAGCCTCCTGAAACCTGCCTCCCTTTGGCGTGCTCCTCGCAGCTGTCGTATAGGCCGCATCCTGCCAGTGAGCGACTCAGCGGCTCCTCTCTGAACTGTGCTGCCATGCAGGGGGGGCAGTACTTTGCTCCTCTCTGGGACAGTGTTGTGGCCACCCCTAATAGCGACTGTTATACTTCTCAGGTGCTGGCAACGGGTACATGCGCAGCCAGGCCTAGAGACCTGGGGCTCTCCCATCCCCACCTCCACCCAAACcgccaccaacaccaccacctgcAGCGACACCAGCCGCAgctccaccctcctcttcctcctcatccccaGGCCTACAGCACAGACCAAAACCTCTGTTGTGGGCTGCCTAGTACTAGCCTGTGCCACGCTGCAGTACTTAGCAGCAGCCTGCAGTCTCTGGAGTGCCTCATCAGTGAGATCCACCCTCCCTGCATCAAAGAGCGCATGCTGGGCCGTGGGTACGAAGCCATGGGGATGCCTCAGCTACTGGAACACCACCAGCAAACCCACATCCAGCTCCCCGTCTACAGATAA
- the LOC139301410 gene encoding glycolipid transfer protein-like, whose amino-acid sequence MSILLDNQFKELPPDKSIDTKLFLDAVSHIPSFFDCLGSKVFSIIKSDINGNIMKIKGVYLQDPAKYVTLQDILEAEREAHAAEWPKVGATLALMWLKRGLRFIQILLQSLADGERDENNPNLIRVNITKAYEQALKKYHGWIVQKIFNTALFAAPYRSNFLKALSKGEEVKEEDCLANVRQFLVNYTRTVDAIYEMYTNLNAELDYTV is encoded by the exons ATGTCTATTTTACTGGATAACCAATTCAAAGAGCTGCCTCCCGACAAGTCGATAGACACAAAGTTGTTCCTGGATGCTGTCTCTCATATCCCTTCATTTTTTG actGCTTGGGATCAAAAGTATTTTCAATCATCAAATCAGACATTAATGGCAATATAATG AAAATCAAAGGAGTATATCTTCAGGATCCTGCGAAGTATGTCACCCTGCAGGACATTCTGGAGGCAGAGCGAGAAGCTCATGCAGCAGAATGGCCTAAAGTCGGAGCAACGTTAGCTCTGATGTGGCTGAAAAG GGGTCTCCGTTTCATACAGATCCTGCTGCAGAGTTTGGCAGATGGAGAAAGGGACGAGAACAACCCCAACCTAATTCGGGTTAATATCACCAAAGCCTATGAACAGGCGCTGAAGAAGTACCACGGCTGGATTGTTCAAAAGATTTTCAAT ACAGCGTTATTTGCAGCTCCCTACAGATCAAACTTCCTCAAGGCTCTGTcaaaaggagaggaagtgaaagaggaggaCTGTCTGGCTAATGTGCGTCAGTTCCTGGTGAATTACACCCGCACTGTAGATGCCATCTACGAGATGTACACAAATCTGAACGCAGAGCTGGACTACACTGTTTGA